One Phoenix dactylifera cultivar Barhee BC4 chromosome 14, palm_55x_up_171113_PBpolish2nd_filt_p, whole genome shotgun sequence DNA window includes the following coding sequences:
- the LOC103715346 gene encoding cytochrome b5-like has protein sequence MQVSQKYSPSEISLHTTKKDCWLIIHGKVYDVTTFLEDHPGGEDVLLQASANGDATQSFEEVGHSSTAISMMEGYSIGVVEGYKGGAAGGGAPNTKGAVVGGPVRARTLQQRQPQTSSGFLDLLLPVLVLGLAFGAWYYLTFYSKAKA, from the exons ATGCAAGTCTCTCAGAAGTACTCTCCTTCTGAGATCTCTCTCCACACCACCAAGAAGGATTGCTGGCTGATCATCCATGGCAAG GTTTATGATGTGACCACCTTCTTGGAGGACCATCCTGGAGGGGAGGATGTGCTTCTGCAAGCCTCAG CCAATGGAGATGCAACTCAGTCATTTGAGGAGGTGGGCCACAGCTCCACAGCCATCAGCATGATGGAGGGCTACTCGATCGGTGTCGTCGAAGGCTACAAGGGCGGTGCTGCCGGCGGAGGAGCCCCAAACACCAAGGGAGCAGTGGTTGGGGGGCCAGTCAGAGCCAGGACACTGCAACAGCGGCAACCCCAAACTTCCTCCGGCTTCTTGGACCTCCTCCTTCCTGTGCTAGTCCTTGGCCTGGCCTTTGGTGCTTGGTATTACCTCACCTTCTACTCCAAAGCCAAGGCGTGA